One window of the Candidatus Edwardsbacteria bacterium RifOxyA12_full_54_48 genome contains the following:
- a CDS encoding MBL fold metallo-hydrolase — protein MNITFHGAAKNVTGSMHLIEIGGKKLLLECGIHQGRREKSEDQNRNLPFNPAEIDAMILSHAHLDHSGNIPTLVKNGFKGDIYMTSATRDLLGLMLRDSAHIQESDIKFVNKKRAARGLPLKEPLYTMDDAERALDYFVSLSYERAFNPLPGVKAVFHDAGHILGSAMVDLELTENGKVKRFFFTGDLGRKHLPIIRDPYQPVQADYLLMESTYGDRTHGLIEETGRRLQEIVRRVHDRKGKLIIPAFSVGRTQEVVYELHGMFEAGKLPALPIYVDSPLSVNVTNIFRMHPECFDKETRRQIENHHDPFGFSRLTYVLTAEDSKKLNKTDDPCIIISASGMCEGGRVLHHLRNSLGDPRNMVLIVGFQAQGTLGKRLVDESPSVRIFGEEQDVRAEIKVLNGFSAHADRNDLIDFVDNMKGGAGKVFLVHGEEAQSQSLAQALRETGREVLVPDPEQKLEL, from the coding sequence ATGAATATCACCTTTCATGGAGCTGCCAAAAATGTCACCGGGTCCATGCACCTGATTGAAATCGGAGGGAAAAAACTGCTCCTGGAATGCGGGATTCATCAGGGCCGACGGGAAAAAAGCGAGGACCAGAACAGAAATCTTCCCTTTAACCCGGCAGAGATCGACGCCATGATCCTGTCCCACGCCCATCTGGATCACAGCGGGAACATCCCGACCTTGGTGAAGAACGGCTTCAAGGGTGACATCTATATGACCTCGGCCACCAGGGACCTGCTGGGCTTGATGCTCCGGGATTCGGCCCATATCCAGGAGAGCGACATAAAATTTGTCAATAAAAAAAGAGCGGCCCGGGGACTGCCGTTAAAAGAACCCTTGTATACCATGGATGACGCCGAGAGGGCGCTGGACTATTTTGTCAGCCTGTCATATGAGCGGGCTTTCAATCCCCTGCCGGGGGTCAAAGCCGTATTCCATGATGCCGGCCATATCCTGGGCTCGGCTATGGTGGATCTGGAGCTTACCGAGAACGGAAAGGTCAAAAGATTCTTCTTCACCGGTGATCTGGGCCGGAAACACCTGCCCATCATCCGCGACCCCTACCAGCCGGTCCAGGCCGATTATCTTTTGATGGAAAGCACCTACGGGGACCGGACCCACGGCCTCATAGAAGAGACCGGCCGGAGACTTCAGGAGATAGTCCGGCGGGTCCATGACCGCAAAGGCAAGCTGATCATCCCGGCTTTTTCGGTGGGACGCACCCAGGAGGTCGTTTACGAATTGCACGGCATGTTTGAAGCGGGAAAACTGCCGGCCCTTCCGATATATGTAGACAGCCCCTTGTCCGTGAATGTTACCAATATCTTCCGGATGCATCCCGAATGTTTTGACAAAGAGACGCGCCGGCAGATAGAAAACCATCATGATCCTTTCGGGTTCAGCCGTCTGACCTACGTCCTGACAGCGGAGGATTCTAAAAAACTCAACAAAACCGACGATCCCTGCATCATCATCTCGGCCTCGGGAATGTGCGAAGGAGGGCGGGTGCTGCATCATTTGAGGAATTCCCTGGGCGACCCGCGAAACATGGTTTTGATAGTCGGATTCCAGGCCCAGGGCACTTTGGGAAAGCGGCTGGTTGATGAATCCCCTTCGGTGAGAATATTCGGCGAAGAGCAGGACGTCCGGGCCGAGATAAAGGTGCTGAACGGGTTTTCGGCCCACGCCGACCGCAACGATCTGATCGATTTTGTAGACAACATGAAAGGCGGAGCGGGGAAGGTGTTCCTGGTCCATGGCGAGGAGGCCCAAAGCCAGAGTTTGGCCCAGGCTTTACGGGAAACGGGGAGAGAGGTGCTGGTGCCGGATCCGGAGCAAAAGTTGGAACTGTAG
- a CDS encoding excinuclease ABC subunit C, which yields MKTPDKIDTLPELPGVYIFKDPAGKDIYIGKAKNIRDRVLGHFRNTGNAKEEKLISCSADIDYIVTDSEPEALILEAELVKKRQPRYNILLKDDKKFPWIKITNEPYPRIFSTRNLTEDGSRLFGPFTDSTALNRTLALVKQIFPVRTCHHQLPAQRPSRPCLNHQIGRCLAPCQGQVSPQEYRKMVEAIVKYISGRSRELVHELEALRDAAAQQLDFEQAAHWRDQLQNLERVTARQKIIFRGMINTDFIALARLRKQIMFTVLSFRGGRLTARYDRAIEDPLGVGDPELMSSFISQHYLNSLTIPDNIIMETLPRDRELLEGVMGNFKGTPVSLKLPSSATDKKLQRFAGKQLQSKMDEMVAGKEKLSAKTAQPLIEVQRALGLDKLPRLVAAFDISNISGTDSVGSAVCFKDGRPYKTGYRHFKVRISGPNDTAMIKETVGRYLVHVMENKMAMPDLILVDGGLPQLKAALQLKKEKGYNVTMAGLAKRMEELFLEDGNVVSLPRSSSGLHLMQRLRDEAHRFAQRYHHALRAGHANNTRLVSIRGVGSGISGRLLRKFGSVKRIASASPEELAEVVGAALASRILQEFEKG from the coding sequence ATGAAAACACCGGATAAAATAGACACCCTCCCGGAATTGCCCGGGGTCTATATCTTCAAGGACCCGGCCGGAAAAGATATCTACATCGGCAAGGCCAAGAATATCAGGGACCGGGTGCTGGGACATTTCCGAAATACCGGGAACGCCAAGGAGGAAAAATTGATCTCCTGCTCGGCCGATATAGATTACATCGTCACCGATTCCGAACCGGAGGCCTTGATCCTTGAAGCCGAGCTGGTGAAGAAACGGCAGCCCAGGTATAACATTCTTTTAAAGGACGATAAAAAATTCCCCTGGATAAAGATCACCAATGAGCCATACCCCAGGATATTCTCCACCCGGAACCTGACCGAAGACGGCTCGCGCCTTTTCGGACCATTCACTGACAGCACCGCCCTGAACCGGACCCTGGCTTTGGTCAAACAGATATTCCCCGTCCGAACCTGCCATCATCAGCTCCCCGCCCAAAGACCCTCCCGCCCCTGCCTCAACCATCAAATAGGCCGCTGCCTGGCTCCCTGCCAGGGCCAGGTCAGCCCCCAGGAATACCGGAAGATGGTAGAGGCCATAGTGAAATATATTTCCGGGCGAAGCCGGGAGCTGGTGCATGAACTGGAAGCATTGCGCGACGCCGCCGCCCAACAGTTGGATTTCGAACAGGCGGCCCATTGGAGGGATCAGTTGCAGAACCTGGAGAGGGTGACCGCCAGGCAGAAAATAATTTTCCGGGGGATGATCAACACCGATTTCATCGCCCTGGCCCGGCTGAGAAAACAGATAATGTTCACGGTGCTTTCCTTTCGGGGCGGAAGGCTGACGGCCCGGTATGACCGGGCCATCGAAGATCCCCTGGGGGTCGGGGATCCCGAACTGATGTCATCATTCATCTCCCAGCATTATTTGAACTCCCTTACCATCCCCGACAACATAATCATGGAAACCTTGCCCCGGGACCGGGAGCTGCTGGAGGGTGTCATGGGCAATTTCAAGGGAACCCCGGTATCGCTTAAACTGCCATCGAGCGCCACCGATAAAAAACTTCAGAGATTCGCGGGGAAACAGCTGCAGAGCAAGATGGATGAAATGGTGGCGGGGAAGGAGAAATTAAGCGCTAAAACCGCCCAGCCCCTGATAGAGGTTCAACGGGCTCTGGGCCTGGATAAGCTTCCCCGGCTGGTGGCGGCTTTCGATATCTCCAACATCTCCGGCACCGACAGCGTTGGTTCGGCGGTCTGCTTCAAGGACGGCAGGCCTTACAAGACTGGATACCGGCACTTCAAGGTGAGGATCAGCGGTCCCAACGATACCGCCATGATCAAGGAGACGGTGGGGCGTTATCTGGTTCACGTCATGGAAAATAAGATGGCCATGCCCGATCTGATCCTGGTGGATGGAGGATTGCCCCAGTTGAAGGCGGCCTTGCAATTGAAGAAGGAAAAAGGCTATAATGTGACCATGGCCGGGCTGGCCAAAAGAATGGAAGAATTGTTCCTGGAGGACGGGAACGTCGTCAGCCTGCCCAGGAGTTCATCCGGGCTGCATTTGATGCAGCGGCTGCGTGACGAGGCTCATCGCTTTGCCCAAAGGTACCATCATGCGCTCCGGGCCGGTCATGCCAACAATACCAGATTGGTCTCCATCAGGGGAGTGGGCTCCGGCATCTCCGGCAGACTGCTGAGAAAATTCGGCTCGGTAAAGCGCATTGCCTCGGCCAGCCCGGAAGAGCTGGCGGAGGTTGTCGGGGCAGCGCTGGCCTCCAGAATATTGCAGGAATTTGAAAAGGGCTGA